In one window of Candidatus Binataceae bacterium DNA:
- a CDS encoding CoA transferase codes for MPEPPPLSGMKVVDLTRYLAGPFCTQILGDYGAEIIKVEPVENPRSELGGGSARDSYFFLSCNRSKKSVRIATKKPSGQEVLLKLIDQADVLVDNFRPGVMTALGLDYDRVAARNSRIITCSISGFGSSGPLRDFPGFDQIAQGMSGLMSVTGTAESGPTRVGIAICDLLGGIFSAQGILLALEARHRSGRGQRVETSLLESIVSILSWSAGIYFDTGHTPGPAGNHHPLSSPHGVFHASDRPFNIAVGNEAMWRKFVKIIARPELADDDRFRSAGARLKNRGALTAEIDRALKSNTAVYWIDLFNREGIPSGAILTVEEMFKHPQSAAREMLLKMPHPVIGEFLTTGLAVKLADTPGRVTRPPLPGEHTDEVLLAHGYSADDLARLRGEGAIA; via the coding sequence ATGCCAGAGCCCCCACCGCTTTCCGGAATGAAGGTCGTCGACCTGACCCGATACCTCGCGGGACCGTTTTGCACTCAGATTCTGGGCGACTATGGCGCCGAAATAATCAAGGTCGAGCCGGTGGAAAACCCCCGCTCGGAACTGGGCGGAGGTTCGGCCCGCGACAGCTACTTCTTTCTTTCCTGCAACCGTTCAAAAAAAAGCGTGCGCATCGCTACCAAAAAACCTAGTGGACAGGAAGTCCTGTTGAAACTGATCGATCAGGCGGACGTGTTGGTGGACAATTTCCGTCCGGGTGTGATGACGGCGCTTGGCCTCGATTACGACCGCGTGGCAGCGCGCAACTCGCGGATCATCACCTGCAGCATCTCCGGGTTCGGCTCGAGCGGGCCGCTGCGCGACTTTCCCGGATTCGATCAGATCGCCCAGGGCATGTCCGGACTGATGAGCGTGACCGGCACCGCGGAGAGTGGCCCGACCCGGGTGGGAATCGCGATCTGCGATCTGTTGGGCGGGATCTTTTCGGCGCAGGGAATTCTCTTGGCCCTCGAGGCACGCCATCGCAGCGGCCGCGGACAGCGCGTGGAAACCTCGCTGCTGGAATCGATCGTCAGCATTCTCAGCTGGTCGGCGGGAATCTACTTTGACACCGGCCACACGCCCGGTCCGGCGGGTAACCATCATCCGCTGTCCTCCCCGCACGGTGTCTTCCACGCCAGTGATCGTCCCTTCAACATCGCGGTTGGTAACGAAGCGATGTGGCGCAAGTTCGTAAAAATTATCGCGCGCCCCGAGCTTGCCGATGACGATCGCTTCCGCAGCGCGGGCGCGCGCCTGAAGAATCGCGGGGCCCTTACCGCCGAGATCGATCGTGCGCTTAAGTCGAATACCGCGGTGTACTGGATCGACCTGTTCAATCGCGAGGGGATCCCGTCAGGCGCGATCCTCACGGTCGAGGAAATGTTCAAGCATCCCCAGTCCGCAGCGCGCGAGATGCTGCTTAAGATGCCGCATCCGGTGATCGGTGAGTTTCTGACCACCGGACTGGCGGTCAAGCTCGCAGATACGCCCGGGAGGGTCACGCGACCGCCGCTACCGGGCGAGCACACCGATGAAGTACTGCTCGCACATGGCTATTCGGCTGATGACCTCGCGCGGCTGCGCGGCGAGGGCGCAATAGCGTAG
- a CDS encoding ACT domain-containing protein — MPARGAILRLRVRNHFGVMTHVCSLFSRRAFNLDAIICLPMGDGAESTVLLMVNENQRLDQLIRQLAKLEDVLQVDRAPEFRSTFESVAECFAQS, encoded by the coding sequence GTGCCCGCACGGGGCGCAATCCTGCGGCTTCGGGTTAGAAATCACTTCGGCGTGATGACGCACGTGTGCAGTTTGTTTTCGCGACGCGCGTTCAATCTCGATGCCATCATCTGCCTGCCGATGGGAGACGGCGCGGAGAGCACCGTGCTGCTCATGGTCAATGAGAACCAGCGCTTGGATCAGCTTATCCGACAGCTCGCGAAGCTCGAGGACGTGCTCCAGGTTGATCGAGCGCCGGAGTTTCGGTCGACTTTTGAGAGCGTGGCGGAGTGCTTTGCGCAATCGTAA
- a CDS encoding efflux RND transporter periplasmic adaptor subunit: protein MTIFSSKWVRAAIAVAVVLVAAGYYLRHGAKYAKYVTAQVTRGNIVRSVTATGTVNPVVTVQVGSYVSGTIIQLYVDFNSPVKAGQLMAKIDPRPFAAQVALTTAELANAQAQLNKDRANLAYQKLTYERDGELLKEKAVSQDQLDSQLSLFHQAEAQVALDEAAVQQQQASLQAARLNLNYTNIVSPVDGTVVSRNVDQGQTVAASYQTPTLFLVAKDLTKMQVDSNVSESDIGYVQQGQRATFKVDAFPDRDFEGTIGQVRQAPITVQNVVTYDVVVNVANPEQLLKPGMTANVTLVTARRENVIRIPIDAIRFSPKKTEAATVESAGPLLPSRSARVWIQGGRRGIKPVPVTIGLDDGTFVEMIKGPLHVGDLVITDEIRPIEPKPTAAGMGGIPRGFR from the coding sequence ATGACGATCTTTTCATCAAAATGGGTCCGGGCCGCCATCGCGGTGGCCGTGGTTCTTGTTGCCGCAGGATATTATCTTCGCCACGGCGCCAAATATGCGAAATACGTGACCGCGCAGGTCACCCGCGGCAACATCGTGCGATCGGTCACAGCGACCGGCACCGTTAACCCGGTCGTCACAGTTCAGGTCGGCAGCTACGTCTCAGGTACAATCATTCAGCTGTACGTGGACTTCAATTCGCCGGTCAAGGCCGGCCAGTTGATGGCAAAGATCGATCCGCGGCCGTTCGCGGCCCAGGTTGCACTCACGACCGCCGAGCTTGCCAATGCCCAGGCGCAACTCAATAAGGATCGGGCAAACCTCGCGTATCAGAAGCTCACCTACGAACGTGATGGCGAACTCTTAAAGGAGAAGGCTGTGTCCCAAGACCAGCTGGACAGCCAGCTGAGCCTCTTCCACCAGGCCGAGGCGCAGGTTGCGCTCGATGAGGCCGCGGTCCAGCAGCAGCAGGCCAGCCTTCAAGCCGCGCGCCTGAATCTGAACTACACCAATATCGTTTCGCCTGTCGATGGCACGGTGGTCTCGCGCAACGTGGACCAGGGGCAGACCGTGGCGGCGAGTTATCAGACGCCGACTTTGTTCCTGGTTGCGAAGGATCTGACCAAGATGCAGGTCGACTCCAACGTGAGCGAGTCGGATATTGGCTATGTTCAGCAAGGGCAGCGGGCAACCTTCAAGGTGGATGCGTTTCCGGACCGTGATTTCGAGGGAACCATCGGTCAGGTGCGTCAGGCGCCGATAACCGTCCAAAACGTGGTCACCTACGACGTGGTGGTCAATGTCGCCAATCCCGAACAACTGCTAAAGCCCGGCATGACCGCGAACGTGACGCTCGTCACCGCCCGCCGCGAGAACGTGATAAGAATTCCGATCGACGCGATTCGTTTCAGTCCGAAAAAAACCGAGGCCGCAACCGTCGAGTCCGCCGGTCCTCTCCTGCCAAGCCGCAGCGCACGGGTCTGGATCCAAGGCGGCCGCCGCGGTATCAAGCCGGTCCCCGTTACCATCGGACTCGACGACGGGACCTTCGTGGAAATGATCAAGGGGCCCTTGCACGTTGGAGACCTCGTGATCACCGACGAGATTCGTCCGATCGAGCCAAAGCCCACTGCCGCCGGAATGGGCGGCATCCCCCGTGGCTTCCGCTAG
- the ilvB gene encoding acetolactate synthase large subunit produces MKLTGAELIVRLLELNRITTVAGIPGGANLPLYDALGASSIRHILTRHEQGAGFVAQGMARASGRPAVCLGTSGPGATNLLTAIADAKLDSIPIVAITGQVPRAMIGTDAFQEIDTYGLTVPITKHNFLVRSADDLLEVIPDALRIASSGRPGPVVVDVPKDVQTEAVEIDHLPAPVRPNPPPRFGASEIGRAAELITESKRPLLLAGAGVIAAEASPKLRRLIERASIPTAATLLALGVLPHDHPLFLGMVGMHAARFTNLLLDECDLLIGLGVRFDDRATGKAAEFCPRAKILHIDIDPSELGKIKEPAVGLTADVGEALSALELLIEMNPRTEWIRHMRALRERYPLMVPGADDPLRPYGIIRHAAALLPEDAIVTSDVGQHQMWVAQAYPFTRPRQWLTSGGLGTMGFGMPAAIGAALAAPDRTVACFSGDGSLLMNLQELATAAEQQVTVKIILLNNSHLGLVRQQQHLFYGKRYCASRFVAQTDFVAIARGFGVPAVDLCEARDPVAALEHAINRPGPCLVNVPIAPEENVYPMVPPGGANRDMIGGEFDDAKPA; encoded by the coding sequence GTGAAACTGACCGGCGCCGAACTGATCGTCCGTCTGCTCGAACTTAACCGGATAACCACCGTGGCCGGAATCCCTGGCGGTGCGAACCTGCCCCTTTACGATGCACTTGGTGCCAGTTCGATCCGGCACATACTCACGCGCCACGAGCAGGGCGCCGGATTCGTCGCGCAGGGTATGGCGCGGGCAAGCGGGCGGCCCGCCGTATGCCTGGGTACTTCGGGACCGGGCGCCACCAACCTGCTCACCGCGATCGCCGATGCCAAGCTCGACTCCATTCCGATCGTCGCGATAACCGGACAGGTGCCGCGCGCAATGATCGGCACCGATGCGTTCCAGGAAATCGATACCTATGGGCTGACGGTTCCGATCACCAAGCACAACTTCCTGGTGCGCTCCGCAGACGACCTGCTCGAGGTGATTCCCGACGCGTTGCGCATCGCGAGCTCGGGCCGACCCGGTCCGGTGGTGGTGGATGTGCCCAAGGACGTGCAGACGGAAGCGGTCGAAATCGACCACCTGCCGGCCCCGGTTCGACCCAATCCCCCGCCACGCTTCGGCGCAAGTGAAATCGGCCGCGCTGCGGAGCTGATAACTGAATCGAAGCGGCCGCTTCTGCTGGCCGGTGCCGGCGTAATCGCGGCCGAAGCATCGCCCAAGTTGCGTCGCCTCATCGAGCGAGCTTCGATTCCCACCGCGGCAACGTTGCTCGCGCTAGGCGTGCTGCCGCACGACCATCCCTTGTTCCTCGGTATGGTCGGGATGCATGCCGCTCGTTTCACGAACCTGCTGCTGGACGAATGCGACCTGCTGATCGGCCTTGGCGTACGTTTCGACGATCGCGCCACGGGCAAAGCCGCGGAGTTCTGCCCGCGCGCGAAAATCCTCCATATCGACATCGATCCAAGCGAGCTTGGAAAAATCAAAGAGCCCGCCGTCGGTCTCACCGCCGACGTCGGTGAAGCGCTGAGCGCGCTCGAGCTCCTGATTGAGATGAACCCGCGCACCGAATGGATTCGGCACATGCGCGCTCTGCGCGAGCGTTATCCGCTCATGGTTCCAGGCGCCGACGATCCGCTGCGCCCCTACGGGATCATTCGCCACGCGGCCGCGCTGCTGCCGGAAGACGCGATCGTCACCAGCGACGTCGGGCAGCATCAGATGTGGGTGGCTCAGGCGTATCCCTTCACGCGACCGCGACAATGGCTCACCTCGGGAGGTCTGGGAACGATGGGGTTTGGGATGCCGGCCGCTATCGGGGCCGCGTTGGCCGCCCCCGATCGCACGGTGGCGTGCTTTAGCGGCGACGGCAGCCTGCTGATGAATCTGCAGGAACTGGCGACTGCGGCCGAGCAGCAGGTGACCGTCAAGATCATCCTGCTCAACAATTCACACCTCGGGCTGGTCCGCCAGCAGCAGCATCTGTTCTATGGCAAGCGCTACTGCGCTTCGCGATTCGTGGCGCAGACGGATTTCGTGGCGATCGCGCGTGGTTTTGGCGTCCCGGCCGTCGATCTCTGCGAAGCACGCGATCCGGTCGCGGCGCTTGAACACGCGATCAACCGGCCGGGTCCGTGCCTGGTAAACGTGCCGATCGCGCCCGAGGAGAATGTATACCCGATGGTGCCGCCCGGCGGCGCCAATCGCGACATGATCGGAGGCGAGTTCGATGATGCCAAACCGGCCTGA
- the glmS gene encoding glutamine--fructose-6-phosphate transaminase (isomerizing), which produces MCGIMGYVGAGEACPILIGGLRRLEYRGYDSAGVATLYQNGRLEIRRAKGKLDNLCEMLASAPLGGRIGIGHTRWATHGRPSDENAHPHKAGPVAVIHNGIVENYLDLRAQLLARGHTLKSETDTELISHLVEERLKEGVGLTEAVRRAVGDLRGSFSIVALSETDPDKLVAAKTATPLVIGLGDGENFVASDIPAILEHTRMTMVLDDGELAEVTSAGAKVMKFDGTPVERAARRIEWDSVAATKGGFPHYLRKEIAEQPQSWIDTMSGRATAGLSEVRFEGELLPATGPEAISRIVMLGAGASWITAQIGKFIIEDLTGIPVEVDYSSEFRYRRPPIDQHTVIIAVSQSGETADTLAAMEEGRRTGSHLIALTNTVDSSIARKADAQIYTRCGPEISVTTTKCFTTQLESYYLFAIHLASRLKRVSAMQAEELLAPAFSIPGKIEEIFKLEPQIERIAREYAGASDFLYLGRGINYPVALEGALKLKEISYIHAEGYSAGEMKHGPIALIDEHMPVVVIIPNDDLFEKSLSNLREVESRNGKIIAVTDRATDELRTVAQDVLEIPATNRMLTPVLMTIPLQLLAYHIAVARGTDVDQPRNLAKSVTVE; this is translated from the coding sequence ATGTGTGGAATAATGGGCTATGTTGGAGCAGGCGAGGCCTGCCCGATTCTGATCGGTGGTCTCCGGCGGCTGGAATATCGCGGCTACGATTCTGCCGGTGTCGCAACCCTTTATCAGAACGGCAGACTCGAGATTCGGCGGGCCAAGGGCAAGCTCGACAACCTATGTGAGATGCTGGCCAGCGCGCCGCTTGGCGGGCGGATCGGCATCGGGCATACGCGGTGGGCGACCCATGGCCGGCCCTCTGACGAAAACGCGCATCCGCACAAGGCCGGTCCCGTCGCGGTGATCCACAATGGCATCGTGGAGAACTACCTCGACTTGCGCGCCCAACTCCTTGCGCGCGGTCACACCCTCAAGTCGGAAACCGATACCGAGCTGATTTCGCACCTGGTCGAGGAGCGCCTCAAGGAGGGAGTAGGACTCACCGAGGCGGTGCGCCGTGCGGTAGGCGACCTGCGCGGCTCGTTTTCCATCGTGGCGCTCTCCGAAACCGATCCCGACAAACTGGTCGCGGCCAAGACCGCCACTCCCTTGGTTATCGGACTCGGCGATGGCGAAAATTTCGTCGCCTCGGATATTCCCGCAATCCTCGAACACACGCGCATGACCATGGTGCTCGATGATGGCGAATTGGCAGAGGTTACTTCAGCCGGCGCCAAAGTGATGAAGTTCGACGGTACCCCGGTCGAGCGCGCCGCGCGGAGAATCGAGTGGGACAGCGTCGCCGCAACCAAGGGCGGCTTCCCGCACTATCTGCGCAAGGAAATCGCCGAGCAGCCGCAGTCCTGGATCGATACGATGTCGGGACGGGCCACCGCAGGCCTCTCGGAGGTGAGATTCGAGGGTGAATTGCTGCCGGCAACCGGACCGGAGGCTATCAGCCGCATCGTGATGCTGGGAGCCGGAGCCTCGTGGATCACGGCGCAGATCGGAAAATTCATCATCGAGGATCTGACCGGCATTCCGGTCGAAGTCGACTACTCGTCGGAGTTTCGCTATCGGCGGCCGCCCATCGACCAACACACGGTGATTATCGCCGTGTCGCAGTCCGGCGAGACCGCGGACACGCTGGCAGCGATGGAGGAAGGGCGGCGCACGGGATCACACCTTATTGCCCTGACCAACACCGTGGATTCCTCGATCGCGCGCAAGGCTGACGCGCAGATTTACACGCGCTGCGGTCCCGAGATAAGCGTGACGACCACCAAGTGTTTCACTACGCAACTGGAGTCCTACTACCTGTTCGCGATTCATCTGGCATCGCGGCTCAAACGGGTAAGCGCGATGCAGGCCGAAGAGCTGCTCGCACCCGCGTTCTCGATACCGGGAAAGATCGAAGAAATCTTCAAACTTGAGCCGCAGATCGAGCGAATCGCGCGAGAGTACGCCGGGGCGAGTGATTTTCTGTACCTCGGGCGAGGCATCAACTATCCGGTTGCACTGGAAGGCGCACTCAAGCTCAAGGAGATTTCCTATATCCACGCCGAAGGTTATTCCGCGGGCGAGATGAAGCACGGACCGATCGCCCTGATCGATGAACATATGCCGGTGGTGGTGATAATTCCCAACGACGATCTATTCGAGAAGTCGCTGTCGAACCTGCGCGAAGTGGAATCACGCAACGGCAAGATCATCGCCGTGACCGACCGCGCCACTGACGAACTGCGCACCGTGGCCCAGGACGTCCTGGAAATTCCGGCAACAAATCGGATGCTTACACCGGTGCTGATGACGATTCCGCTGCAGCTGCTGGCCTACCACATTGCCGTGGCGCGCGGCACCGATGTGGATCAGCCGCGCAACCTGGCCAAGTCAGTCACGGTTGAGTAG
- a CDS encoding aldo/keto reductase produces the protein MEKRKLGSQGLLVSAMGLGCMGMSQAYGVPDEAESVATLNRAIELGIDFFDTADVYGNHRNEELVGRVLKPYRDRIIIATKFGNVFGPGGQRSVNGRPEYVHSACDGSLQRLGVDHIDLYYQHRVDPKVPIEETVGAMADLVRQGKVRYLGMSEASAATIRRAHKVHPITALQSEYSLWTRDYEDDVIPTLRELGIGFVPFSPLGRGMLSAKIRSTDEFGEGDMRARISPRFERENFERNLRVVDRLKQIADEKKITPSQLALAWVLAQGPDMAPIPGTKRRKYLEENAAAASVQLTTSDLARIEEVAPKGFAAGARYYDMRPVNI, from the coding sequence ATGGAAAAACGCAAACTCGGAAGTCAGGGGCTGCTCGTATCGGCCATGGGACTCGGATGCATGGGTATGTCGCAGGCGTATGGAGTTCCCGATGAAGCCGAATCGGTCGCGACCCTCAATCGGGCAATCGAACTTGGCATCGACTTCTTCGATACCGCGGACGTGTACGGGAACCACCGCAATGAAGAGCTGGTCGGCAGAGTACTAAAGCCGTATCGGGATCGAATCATAATCGCGACCAAGTTCGGCAATGTCTTCGGGCCGGGAGGCCAGCGCAGCGTCAACGGGCGCCCCGAGTACGTGCATTCGGCGTGCGACGGGTCACTGCAGCGACTCGGGGTCGATCATATCGATCTCTATTACCAGCATCGCGTAGATCCCAAGGTGCCAATCGAGGAGACGGTGGGTGCTATGGCCGACCTGGTTCGGCAGGGCAAGGTGCGCTACCTGGGAATGTCGGAAGCATCCGCGGCAACGATCCGCCGCGCGCACAAAGTCCATCCCATCACCGCGTTGCAGTCGGAGTATTCGTTATGGACTCGCGACTACGAGGACGACGTCATTCCCACCCTGCGCGAATTGGGAATCGGGTTTGTCCCTTTTAGTCCGCTGGGACGAGGAATGCTCAGCGCAAAGATTCGCTCGACTGACGAATTCGGTGAGGGCGACATGCGCGCGCGAATATCGCCGCGGTTCGAGCGCGAGAACTTCGAGCGCAACCTGCGGGTAGTCGATCGGCTCAAGCAAATCGCCGACGAGAAAAAGATCACGCCGAGCCAACTGGCGCTCGCGTGGGTGCTTGCGCAAGGCCCCGATATGGCACCGATTCCGGGAACCAAACGGCGCAAGTATCTGGAAGAGAATGCGGCCGCGGCCAGTGTTCAGCTTACTACGAGCGATCTCGCGCGAATCGAGGAAGTCGCACCAAAGGGTTTCGCGGCGGGTGCACGCTATTACGACATGCGACCGGTGAACATCTGA
- a CDS encoding ABC transporter permease, whose amino-acid sequence MTRPAVIEIRELWKTYQLGEVEVHALRGVSLRVESGEFVAVMGASGSGKSTLMNIVGCLDRPTQGSYLLEGEDVAELPEETLATIRGRKIGFVFQNFNLLARTSALENVELPLFYSAWSGAGERRAEDLMKMLGLDGREANHPNQLSGGQQQRVAIARALINRPAILLADEPTGNLDSTNSAEIMDIITRLNRDQGITIILVTHDAEIAKYADRIVTFRDGQIVSDTRKAHSSQSVAESRLASPPAPPTPPDRDAAGEAWVFGSMALSAAARALKRNKLRALLTMLGIFIGVAAVIAMVAVGDGARESVRAQIESLGTNLLIVLPGATTSNGVRAGSGSNSTLTVADAAAIKKQARGVALVSYMDRQVSQIVSGNHNWSTGISGTTPDYLKIRDWPVERGREFTDDDVRSAAPVCLLGQTVVDNLFGQDQNPVGAEIRVKNFPLRVIGVLAVKGQSSYGQDQDDVVLIPFGTAERKVLGVSAPSILMSSIVAPTPSPSNPLAGVPTTNSVYSQTSTVTSPFGSPPKIIGVVNVIYVQARSAQEVNTVMAEVQQILHERHRVQPGQDDDFTIRSLNEVAKASESASRVMALLLAAVASISLLVGGIGIMNIMLVSVTERTREIGIRMAIGARRIHILLQFLVEAVLLSILGGLAGAALGIVASKVISAVAGWPTLVSPVAIVGGFLFSAAVGVFFGYYPARKASLLHPIDALRYE is encoded by the coding sequence ATGACGCGACCGGCAGTCATCGAAATACGCGAGCTTTGGAAGACCTATCAGCTGGGCGAAGTGGAGGTTCACGCGCTGCGCGGTGTGAGCCTGCGCGTGGAAAGTGGTGAATTTGTTGCCGTCATGGGTGCATCGGGGTCCGGCAAGTCGACCCTGATGAATATTGTCGGCTGTCTCGATCGCCCGACCCAGGGCAGCTACCTGCTGGAGGGTGAAGACGTCGCCGAGCTACCCGAAGAAACGCTCGCCACGATTCGCGGCCGCAAAATAGGATTCGTATTTCAGAATTTCAATCTGCTGGCGCGCACCAGCGCGCTGGAAAATGTCGAGCTGCCACTGTTTTACTCCGCGTGGAGCGGGGCGGGCGAGCGGCGCGCCGAGGACCTGATGAAGATGCTCGGCCTCGACGGCCGCGAGGCAAACCATCCCAACCAGCTTTCCGGCGGACAGCAGCAGCGCGTGGCGATCGCGCGCGCCTTGATAAATCGACCGGCGATTCTGCTCGCCGACGAGCCGACTGGAAACCTGGACTCGACCAACTCGGCCGAGATCATGGATATCATCACCCGCCTTAACCGTGATCAGGGTATTACCATCATCCTGGTGACCCACGACGCGGAAATCGCGAAATACGCCGATCGGATCGTGACGTTTCGCGACGGACAAATCGTATCCGACACCCGCAAGGCGCATTCTTCCCAGAGCGTGGCCGAATCTCGTCTGGCGTCCCCGCCGGCGCCGCCCACGCCCCCCGACCGCGATGCGGCTGGGGAGGCCTGGGTATTCGGATCGATGGCGCTCAGCGCGGCCGCGCGTGCCCTCAAGCGCAATAAATTGCGCGCGCTGCTCACGATGCTGGGTATCTTCATCGGGGTTGCAGCGGTTATCGCGATGGTTGCGGTGGGTGACGGTGCGCGCGAGTCGGTCCGGGCGCAGATCGAGAGCCTCGGCACCAACCTCCTCATCGTCCTGCCGGGTGCGACCACCTCCAACGGGGTGCGCGCCGGCTCGGGCAGCAATTCTACGCTCACGGTCGCCGATGCCGCGGCGATCAAGAAGCAGGCGCGGGGGGTCGCGCTGGTCAGCTACATGGATCGGCAGGTCTCGCAGATAGTGAGCGGCAATCACAACTGGAGCACCGGCATCTCCGGAACGACGCCTGACTATTTGAAAATTCGCGACTGGCCGGTGGAGCGGGGCCGCGAATTCACCGACGATGATGTGCGAAGCGCCGCTCCGGTCTGCCTGTTGGGGCAGACGGTGGTCGACAATCTGTTCGGCCAGGACCAGAACCCGGTGGGCGCGGAAATCCGGGTGAAAAATTTCCCGCTCCGTGTGATCGGCGTGCTCGCGGTGAAGGGACAGTCCAGCTACGGACAAGATCAGGATGACGTGGTGCTGATCCCGTTCGGAACCGCCGAGCGAAAGGTGCTCGGCGTGTCGGCTCCCTCGATCCTGATGAGCTCCATCGTCGCGCCGACCCCCAGCCCGAGCAACCCGCTGGCGGGAGTGCCCACCACCAATTCGGTCTACAGTCAAACCAGCACCGTTACCAGCCCGTTCGGCAGCCCCCCCAAGATCATCGGCGTGGTCAACGTGATTTATGTTCAGGCGAGGAGCGCGCAGGAAGTGAACACGGTGATGGCCGAGGTTCAACAGATCCTCCACGAGCGCCATCGCGTCCAGCCCGGGCAGGATGACGACTTCACGATCCGCTCGCTTAACGAAGTTGCCAAGGCTTCCGAATCGGCCAGCCGGGTGATGGCGTTGCTGTTGGCCGCCGTCGCATCGATCTCCCTGCTGGTGGGTGGCATCGGGATCATGAACATCATGCTGGTCTCGGTGACCGAGCGGACTCGCGAAATTGGAATCCGCATGGCGATTGGTGCGCGCCGCATTCACATCTTGCTCCAGTTCCTGGTGGAAGCGGTGCTGCTCAGCATACTGGGAGGACTTGCGGGCGCGGCACTCGGAATTGTCGCAAGTAAAGTGATCTCCGCCGTCGCGGGATGGCCCACGCTGGTCTCGCCAGTGGCGATAGTGGGCGGTTTTCTTTTCTCAGCCGCGGTCGGTGTCTTTTTCGGCTACTATCCGGCCCGCAAAGCCTCCCTCCTGCACCCTATCGACGCCCTGCGCTATGAGTAA
- a CDS encoding SRPBCC domain-containing protein: MTGDQIVTYCHLVEAVFKALSDAHRRRLLDRLFQRDGQTLLELESQLPQMTRFGVMKHLRVLEDAGLVTTRRSGREKFHYLNPVPIRLILDRWISKFAAPWVEAMTGLKKEMEASEMAPRHVYELYIRTSPEKLWQAIVSTEFTKKYFGLNVDSDWKAGSRYRYTFDDGSLAHFGTLLEVQPPRRLVQTFEHEYSERHGGGPGDRSRVTWEIEPRGNACKLTVTHDEWKAESKSFQSAGEGWPMILSGLKTLLETGEALALEFDADASAKVAAR; this comes from the coding sequence TTGACAGGTGACCAAATAGTCACCTATTGTCACCTCGTGGAAGCGGTCTTCAAGGCTCTCAGCGATGCGCATCGGCGGCGGCTTCTCGACCGACTCTTCCAGCGCGATGGCCAGACGCTCCTGGAGCTCGAATCTCAGCTGCCGCAAATGACCCGGTTCGGCGTGATGAAACATCTGCGGGTGCTCGAAGACGCGGGGCTGGTCACCACCCGCCGCTCCGGTCGCGAGAAATTTCATTATCTCAACCCGGTCCCGATTCGCCTGATCCTCGACCGCTGGATCAGCAAATTCGCCGCGCCGTGGGTCGAAGCGATGACGGGACTAAAAAAGGAAATGGAGGCAAGCGAAATGGCACCCAGGCACGTTTACGAACTTTACATTCGTACCAGCCCCGAGAAGCTCTGGCAGGCGATCGTCAGCACGGAATTCACCAAAAAATATTTCGGGCTGAACGTCGACTCCGACTGGAAGGCTGGTTCGCGCTACCGTTACACCTTCGACGACGGAAGCCTTGCCCATTTCGGCACACTGCTCGAGGTTCAACCCCCACGCCGGCTGGTGCAGACCTTCGAGCACGAATACTCGGAGCGCCACGGCGGTGGTCCCGGCGATCGTTCACGCGTCACCTGGGAGATCGAGCCCCGGGGCAACGCCTGCAAACTCACCGTGACGCACGATGAATGGAAGGCTGAATCGAAGTCGTTCCAGTCCGCGGGCGAGGGATGGCCGATGATCCTGAGCGGCTTAAAAACCCTGCTTGAGACCGGCGAAGCGCTAGCGCTGGAATTTGACGCCGACGCGTCAGCGAAGGTCGCCGCGCGGTAG